Proteins from a genomic interval of Methanophagales archaeon:
- a CDS encoding aminodeoxychorismate/anthranilate synthase component II has product MEMEMETNTKKALRIFMVDNYDSFTFNLVDYFRRFNCEVIVYRNRLDVDIIEDIDPDLIVLSPGPSIPANAGNLLRVIEQYHRSYPIFGICLGHQALIEFFGGELGLLAYPCHGKQSPIQHDGKTIYRGIPNPFMGGRYHSLIGKVIPASLEVTATTATTTTTNGDIVMGVRHRRLPIEGVQFHPESILTFPTGLKIIQNVIEWAKAIAI; this is encoded by the coding sequence ATGGAGATGGAGATGGAGACGAATACGAAGAAGGCGCTCAGAATATTCATGGTTGATAACTATGATTCCTTCACATTCAATCTCGTGGATTATTTCCGGAGATTCAATTGTGAGGTGATTGTATATCGAAACCGACTGGATGTGGACATAATAGAGGATATAGACCCGGACTTGATTGTGCTATCACCTGGTCCTTCAATACCGGCTAATGCGGGCAATCTGCTCAGGGTGATTGAACAATACCACAGGAGTTACCCCATATTTGGTATCTGTCTGGGTCATCAAGCGCTAATAGAATTCTTTGGTGGTGAACTGGGTCTTTTAGCTTATCCCTGCCATGGTAAGCAATCTCCAATTCAGCATGACGGTAAGACGATATACAGAGGTATACCAAACCCGTTTATGGGTGGCAGGTATCACTCTCTAATTGGTAAGGTCATACCAGCGAGTTTGGAGGTCACAGCCACTACTGCCACTACTACCACTACTAATGGAGATATAGTCATGGGCGTTCGCCACAGGCGCCTGCCGATAGAGGGTGTGCAATTCCATCCAGAATCTATCCTGACGTTCCCTACCGGGTTGAAGATAATACAGAACGTGATCGAATGGGCAAAGGCTATTGCTATTTAG